The Aspergillus luchuensis IFO 4308 DNA, chromosome 7, nearly complete sequence genome has a segment encoding these proteins:
- the GNPDA1 gene encoding putative glucosamine-6-phosphate deaminase (COG:G;~EggNog:ENOG410PGJK;~InterPro:IPR004547,IPR037171,IPR018321,IPR006148;~PFAM:PF01182;~go_function: GO:0004342 - glucosamine-6-phosphate deaminase activity [Evidence IEA];~go_process: GO:0005975 - carbohydrate metabolic process [Evidence IEA];~go_process: GO:0006044 - N-acetylglucosamine metabolic process [Evidence IEA]): MTSVPDKRLFYIDSKLMSFFRRVIIRETSLEASEYIADYIISRIKSFKPSEDRPFVLGLPTGSSPEIIYKTLVRRHRDGDISFKNVVTFNMDEYVGLPRDHPESYHSFMYKHFFSHVDIPPQNINILDGNAPDLAAECSSFEARIARYGGIELFLGGVGPDGHIAFNEPGSSLSSRTRVKTLAYDTILANSRFFGNDLDLVPRRSLTVGIQTIMDAREVVIVATGAHKALAVEKGLEGGINHMWTLSALQLHPYALIVCDRDATLELKVKTVRYFESIEQSGTDARTQGPPLVYRPRTYVPAPVGVGKLQPSHIPPQKAPKDLRINTELNASVEDEELTPDSMSSRMVDSAIGGLDSTLKGDMFFDHMGSRVASH, encoded by the exons ATGACATCCGTCCCTGATAAGCGGCTTTTCTACATTGATTCAAAACTAATGTCCTTCTTTAGGAGAGTAATTATTAGGGAGACTAGCCTTGAAGCTTCAGAATACATTGCAGATTACATCATCA GTCGCATAAAGTCATTCAAGCCCAGTGAAGACCGCCCCTTTGTGCTGGGGCTCCCGACTGGTAGTAGCCCTGAGATAATCTATAAGACTCTGGTGCGCCGGCACAGGGACGGTGATATCTCGTTCAAAAATGTCGTAACTTTCAATATG GACGAATATGTTGGACTGCCTCGTGACCATCCGGAGTCCTACCACAGCTTTATGTACAAacacttcttctcccacgTGGATATTCCGCCCCAGAACATCAATATCCTCGACGGCAACGCACCCGATCTCGCGGCTGAGTGTTCGTCCTTTGAGGCGCGAATTGCTCGCTATGGCGGTATTGAGCTCTTCCTGGGTGGTGTGGGTCCAGACGGGCATATCGCTTTCAACGAACCAGGCTCCTCTTTGAGCAGTCGTACTCGTGTCAAAACCCTGGCATATGACACAATCTTGGCTAACTCGCGGTTCTTTGGCAATGACTTGGATTTGGTGCCGCGGAGGTCACTTACCGTGGGTATTCAGACTATCATGGATGCTCGCGAAGTTGTCATCGTGGCTACCGGTGCTCACAAGGCTCTTGCTGTGGAGAAAGGCCTGGAAGGCGGCATCAACCATATGTGGACACTCTCAGCGCTGCAGCTACACCCATATGCGCTGATTGTCTGCGACCGAGATGCAACTCTGGAGCTGAAGGTTAAGACTGTCCGCTATTTTGAATCAATCGAACAATCCGGGACGGATGCACGTACTCAGGGTCCGCCTCTTGTGTACAGACCCAGGACATACGTTCCTGCCCCAGTGGGTGTCGGAAAACTCCAACCGTCGCACATCCCTCCTCAGAAAGCACCCAAGGACCTCCGAATCAACACAGAACTCAACGCATCGGTAGAAGATGAGGAACTCACACCGGACAGCATGTCTTCACGTATGGTTGACTCGGCGATTGGAGGGCTAGATTCGACTCTGAAGGGAGACATGTTCTTTGATCACATGGGATCACGGGTTGCATCGCAttga
- a CDS encoding putative beta-N-acetylglucosaminidase (COG:G;~EggNog:ENOG410PJPJ;~InterPro:IPR036962,IPR036881,IPR001764,IPR016181, IPR017853,IPR000182;~PFAM:PF00583;~go_function: GO:0004553 - hydrolase activity, hydrolyzing O-glycosyl compounds [Evidence IEA];~go_function: GO:0008080 - N-acetyltransferase activity [Evidence IEA];~go_process: GO:0005975 - carbohydrate metabolic process [Evidence IEA]), protein MGQLFMMGFDGTSVSPQIRSLIKDYHLGSVLLTAKNLKSAEDATRLVLELQTIARDAGHPVPLLIALDQENGGVNSLYDEIYIRQYPSAMGIAATGSKTLAHEVATATAQELKAVGVNWILGPVLDVLTNVRTQPLGVRTTGDDPQEVSQYGVEFMKGYQKAGLVTCGKHFPSYGNLEFLGSQTDVPIITESLEQLSLTALVPFRNAIVQGLDSMMVGGVSMSSAGVNVMHACLSEQVVDDLLRKDLKFEGVVVSECLEMEALTHNIGVGGGTVMAKNAGCDIILLCRSFPVQQEAINGLKLGVENGIIGRARIEQSLRRVLNLKAKCTSWERALNPPGIPSLTQMQPSHTSLSTRAYNSSISVVRDKKNLLPLSNILDSNEELLLLTPLVKPLPASAVSRSVSEHSNMSLDPISWDRTASVLSGESVFKELGRSLSRQRSGRVLHTSYTANGVRPIHENLIDRANAVIVVTADANRNLYQHGFTKHVSMICRSQFTPSGEAREKPLIVVAASSPYDFAMDPSIGTYICTYDFTETALEALVKVLYGELNPVGSLPGSISRSQKLHQARQHWLVETWNEERDARSLDSLLDAVRGDCAQGQRSELLGVTSSSFLLRREEIDEAHFVVRNSSTQALYGFCSTYFFRSTGTGVIGSLIVHPARRKLSIGNSLHSRAIRTLLQRKGVKRFQLGSRLPGIYLGIPSANPVERKRLRQWFANLGWNTALSRPVCSVVLRNLTTWTPPDGLVFGLQNADVTYDLVHGWDYADSILDHIKTNSRQGVIDIYRVALGGAPHCGIIRATRPGDGAILGSVVIYTGRATLAEHMPALKSTQVPAGGISSPVISPSVGEYATVMQGLVLLGIKQIRKQGAEAVIMDSVDIDGNFDCLSGLGFSTLHSFEEVNCDAATWTMVSGS, encoded by the exons ATGGGCCAGCTATTTATGATGGGCTTCGACGGAACGTCTGTTAGCCCTCAGATCCGCTCATTGATCAAAGACTACCATCTGGGCTCGGTCCTACTCACTGCCAAGAATCTAAAAT CTGCCGAGGATGCAACGCGACTGGTCCTGGAACTCCAGACAATTGCCCGGGATGCTGGCCATCCGGTGCCACTACTCATCGCTCTCGATCAAGAGAACGGAGGCGTGAATAGTCTGTATGACGAGATATACATCCGACAGTATCCTAGCGCCATGGGGATCGCCGCTACAGGTTCGAAAACTTTGGCCCACGAAGTCGCAACGGCCACTGCACAGGAGCTTAAGGCTGTCGGGGTCAACTGGATCCTCGGCCCAGTTCTAGACGTACTCACAAACGTACGGACCCAGCCTCTAGGCGTCCGCACCACCGGTGACGATCCGCAAGAGGTGTCGCAATACGGTGTGGAGTTCATGAAGGGCTACCAGAAAGCAGGTTTGGTCACCTGTGGCAAGCATTTTCCGTCATATGGTAACTTGGAATTTCTCGGGTCTCAGACTGATGTCCCAATCATCACGGAGTCCCTGGAACAGCTCAGCCTCACCGCTTTGGTGCCTTTCCGCAACGCTATTGTCCAGGGGCTGGACTCCATGATGGTTGGGGGCGTTTCAATGTCCTCCGCCGGAGTCAACGTTATGCATGCCTGTCTGAGTGAGCAAGTCGTCGATGATCTGCTACGGAAGGACTTAAAATTCGAAGGCGTTGTCGTTTCGGAGTGTCTGGAAATGGAGGCCCTCACCCACAACATTGGTGTTGGCGGAGGAACGGTGATGGCCAAGAATGCAGGCTGTGATATTATACTCCTCTGCAGGTCGTTCCCGGTGCAGCAAGAGGCTATCAATGGCCTGAAACTCGGCGTGGAGAACGGTATTATCGGGCGGGCACGCATAGAGCAATCTTTACGCAGGGTTCTCAACCTCAAAGCCAAATGCACCTCCTGGGAGCGGGCCCTCAATCCTCCCGGCATTCCTTCGCTTACGCAGATGCAACCGTCTCATACAAGCCTCTCCACCAGGGCATACAATAGCTCTATTTCAGTTGTGCGGGATAAAAAgaacctccttcccctttccaACATTCTGGATTCAAACGAAGAGCTGCTTTTGCTCACGCCATTAGTGAAGCCGCTGCCTGCTTCAGCCGTATCCCGCTCCGTGAGTGAGCACTCAAATATGTCGCTCGATCCTATATCATGGGACCGGACGGCTTCCGTGCTAAGCGGCGAAAGCGTCTTCAAGGAGCTTGGAAGGTCCCTTTCGCGGCAAAGGAGTGGCCGTGTCTTGCACACATCCTACACGGCTAACGGCGTGCGTCCGATCCATGAAAATCTCATTGACCGGGCCAATGCAGTGATCGTTGTCACTGCAGACGCTAACAGAAATTTATACCAGCATGGATTTACTAAACACGTCTCCATGATCTGTAGATCACAATTTACCCCATCTGGTGAAGCTCGCGAGAAGCCTCTCATTGTTGTCGCTGCCAGTTCTCCATACGACTTCGCCATGGATCCATCTATTGGAACCTATATTTGCACTTACGATTTCACGGAAACCGCGTTGGAGGCCCTGGTCAAAGTACTCTATGGGGAGTTGAACCCCGTTGGCTCATTGCCTGGTTCTATAAGCCGCAGTCAGAAGCTGCACCAAGCAAGACAACACTGGCTGGTAGAAACTTGgaatgaggagagagatgcaCGCTCTTTAGATTCTCTTTTGGATGCGGTCAGAGGAGATTGTGCCCAGGGACAACGTTCCGAATTATTGGGAGTAACGTCGAGCAGCTTCCTGCTTCGCCGGGAGGAGATTGACGAAGCGCATTTCGTCGTTCGAAACAGCAGCACCCAAGCATTGTACGGCTTTTGTTCTACGTACTTCTTTCGCTCCACGGGGACTGGTGTTATTGGATCTTTGATCGTCCATCCTGCGCGACGAAAGTTGTCGATAGGAAATTCACTCCACAGCCGCGCCATTCGAACACTTCTCCAGCGAAAAGGCGTGAAAAGGTTCCAGCTCGGATCACGACTTCCAGGGATCTATCTTGGCATCCCATCAGCGAATCCAGTAGAGCGTAAAAGGCTGCGGCAATGGTTTGCAAACCTGGGCTGGAACACGGCGCTCTCGCGGCCCGTTTGCAGCGTGGTGCTCCGCAACCTGACCACTTGGACGCCACCCGACGGGCTGGTCTTTGGCCTTCAAAATGCAGACGTGACCTATGACCTCGTTCATGGCTGGGATTACGCGGATTCCATCCTTGACCATATCAAGACGAACTCCAGGCAAGGTGTGATAGACATCTACAGGGTAGCTCTAGGAGGGGCTCCACATTGTGGCATCATTCGGGCTACACGGCCTGGCGATGGGGCTATCCTGGGAAGCGTAGTCATATATACCGGACGGGCGACCTTGGCGGAACATATGCCCGCGTTGAAGTCTACCCAAGTCCCGGCAGGGGGTATCTCATCTCCAGTCATTTCTCCTTCAGTTGGCGAGTACGCCACAGTCATGCAGGGGCTGGTCTTGCTAGGCATCAAGCAGATTCGCAAACAAGGCGCCGAGGCGGTGATCATGGACAGT GTTGATATCGATGGTAATTTTGACTGCCTGTCAGGACTGGGTTTTAGCACTCTGCACAGCTTCGAAGAGGTCAATTGCGATGCAGCGACATGGACCATGGTGTCTGGATCTTGA
- a CDS encoding NDT80/PhoG-like DNA-binding family protein (COG:K;~EggNog:ENOG410PJ99;~InterPro:IPR008967,IPR037141,IPR024061;~PFAM:PF05224;~go_function: GO:0003677 - DNA binding [Evidence IEA];~go_function: GO:0003700 - DNA-binding transcription factor activity [Evidence IEA];~go_process: GO:0006355 - regulation of transcription, DNA-templated [Evidence IEA]), translating to MEGFDTMAMPYLASPLSLGNMQSTDYLNSMSGMDLPEQRSNFDSETFVSGDDIAFSQHALPPASLKRFPSGYEDPFTDMVAPFEPAPPEQPPDSIDHNNKLLSFSMPAYGFTLLDYSLRRTSISLSAQLHGMFFLAESPWTTSPAENAPPQQGAELTCYRRNLFQITGSVTLPRSLRYIMTEQGDRIPILAQELTVSATESVEGNSVKIISVPWKTPAANVNPTAEDGNNVSSGNGGNPNSNNPTIKVEKEPPPIPLDIMAGQDLDTDYATFPIAWKRLQFRVATANNGRRKELQQHFVIRLKVVATLSTGAKIPVCEVQSGPVIVRGRSPRNFQSRKDLPLSNSAAASRKSAQAAQSAAVNRTPTGDSAPHPGAAPAKAKATLKSSSPETSTSQGGVVGQQASPDWAQVPPSVGGMHPSTTLPHSTVYTQSSPEFSRPTEAQRHPVAAPINLSLLEDDNGNDSVNPADSARPASSYTNDMSHKLMNMDNSAAPPAKMRKLSHGLPETQSRSSSSLPLLNNTNMQQPFASTLPFPNESADLLYEYFPLGLDDWQAPVDAVYRPHVVHHTNLPEVKFVAARGRSKRYFAAEDVF from the exons ATGGAGGGCTTTGATACCATGGCTATGCCTTACCTGGCCAGCCCGTTATCGCTCGGTAATATGCAGAGCACCGATTACCTCAATTCAATGTCCGGCATGGACCTGCCTGAACAACGTTCTAATTTCGACTCCGAAACATTCGTGAG TGGGGACGACATCGCATTTTCTCAACATGCTTTACCTCCCGCATCGTTGAAACGATTTCCCTCTGGTTATGAAGATCCGTTTACAGACATGGTCGCTCCGTTCGAACCTGCGCCGCCCGAGCAACCTCCTGATTCTATAGATCATAACAATAAACTACTGAGCTTCTCCATGCCTGCGTACGGCTTCACTCTCTTAGATTACTCTCTACGCCGCACCTCAATATCGCTCTCTGCTCAGCTGCACGGCATGTTCTTTCTTGCAGAGTCGCCTTGGACCACTTCCCCAGCCGAGAATGCCCCGCCTCAGCAGGGAGCGGAGCTGACGTGCTACCGCCGAAACCTGTTTCAGATAACAGGCTCTGTTACCCTCCCACGAAGCTTACGCTACATTATGACGGAGCAAGGCGACCGGATCCCTATTCTGGCCCAAGAACTCACTGTGTCTGCTACGGAGTCTGTTGAAGGCAATTCCGTCAAGATAATCTCGGTTCCTTGGAAGACACCCGCCGCAAATGTGAATCCTACAGCTGAAGATGGGAACAATGTTTCCAGCGGAAACGGTGGTAACCCTAATAGCAACAATCCTACTATCAAGGTTGAAAAGGAGCCACCTCCGATTCCATTAGATATCATGGCCGGACAAGACCTTGATACTGACTACGCCACCTTCCCTATTGCCTGGAAACGACTTCAATTCCGCGTTGCTACTGCGAATAATGGGCGCAGAAAAGAGCTCCAACAACACTTCGTTATTCGTTTGAAGGTTGTAGCTACGCTGTCTACCGGTGCCAAGATACCAGTCTGCGAGGTACAGTCGGGCCCTGTCATAGTCCGGGGCCGGAGCCCACGCAATTTCCAGTCTCGCAAGGACTTGCCATTGAGCAACAGTGCTGCGGCGTCGCGCAAAAGCGCACAAGCAGCTCAGTCGGCTGCTGTCAACCGAACCCCAACCGGTGATTCTGCGCCACATCCCGGCGCAGCACCGGCCAAGGCCAAAGCCACATTGAAGAGCAGTTCCCCAGAGACGTCTACGTCCCAAGGTGGTGTAGTAGGCCAACAAGCTTCCCCGGATTGGGCGCAAGTGCCGCCTTCCGTTGGCGGTATGCATCCATCGACGACTTTGCCTCACTCGACGGTATATACTCAGTCTAGCCCGGAGTTCTCACGGCCTACAGAAGCCCAGCGACATCCAGTTGCCGCCCCCATCAATCTATCGCTCCTCGAAGATGATAATGGCAATGATTCGGTCAACCCAGCTGATTCGGCCAGGCCGGCCTCCTCATATACAAATGATATGTCACACAAGCTTATGAACATGGATAATTCTGCAGCCCCTCCGGCCAAGATGCGCAAGTTGTCTCATGGTTTACCCGAAACACAATCGCGAAGCTCGTCCTCTCTACCCTTACTGAACAATACCAATATGCAGCAGCCCTTCGCTTCGACGCTCCCATTTCCAAATGAGAGCGCTGACTTGTTATATGAGTATTTCCccttgggcttggatgatTGGCAAGCACCAGTCGATGCAGTATATCGACCACATGTAGTGCACCATACAAACCTACCTGAAGTGAAGTTTGTTGCTGCACGCGGACGAAGCAAACGATATTTCGCTGCAGAAGATGTCTTTTGA
- a CDS encoding uncharacterized protein (TransMembrane:3 (i12-33o39-63i84-105o)), with protein sequence MESRIGSGFWTLRLSGVIFFDDAFFVTFLPHYFSDSAPYSFLFLRLPSFFHHPAFFFFWLHICERRFCILSGNYFRRLRDRRKSIARLVVWNVPVPKFVFTFVFISRGL encoded by the coding sequence ATGGAGTCACGGATAGGAAGCGGCTTTTGGACTTTGCGCCTTTCGGGCGTGATTTTCTTCGATGATGCTTTTTTTGTCACATTTCTTCCACACTATTTCTCGGACTCGGCTCCCTATTCATTTCTGTTTCTCAGGTTGCCgtccttcttccatcatcctgctttcttcttcttctggttgcATATATGTGAAAGGAGGTTTTGTATTTTGTCTGGTAATTATTTTCGCCGGCTACGGGACCGAAGAAAGAGTATTGCTCGGCTGGTCGTCTGGAACGTTCCTGTACCAAAATTTGTTTTTACATTTGTCTTCATCAGTCGGGGTCTGTGA